In Vicingus serpentipes, the DNA window AGTTCATTGCCTTTTTTTGATGACTTCTCTCAACAAGAATATTATCCTGACGCTTCTAAATGGATGGACAATGCTGTTTATATTAATTCAAACTATGCTGTTAATCCAATTTCATATGGAGTTGCTACTTTTGATGGTTTAGACTCAACAGGATACCCATATAACTTTATTAATTCTACTGCTCAAGGTGTTGCAGATTATCTCACTTCAAAACCAATTGATTTAACAACTCCTACAGACAGTGTCTATTTAAGTTTTTTCTACCAACCGCAGGGTATAGGAAATAAACCTGAAACATCTGATAGTTTAAAAGTTGAATTTTTTCGTTTATCAGATAGCACATGGGTAAGAAAATGGGCTGCCGGTGGTTCTGCTCTTCAACCATTTAAGCAAGTAATGATTGCAGTTGACACTTCGTTTCATAAAGCAAATTTTCAATTTAGATTTAAAAATTATGCTACACTTTCTGGAAATGTTGATCATTGGAATGTTGACTATGTGTATTTAAATGACAATAGAAATTATTTAGATACAACTATAAATGATGTTGCTTTAACTGGAAATTTCTACAACTTTTTAAATGAATACACTCGAATGCCTTGGCAACATTATATTATTGATACAATTGGATTTATGGCTTCAGCTATAGATGTAGCATATAGAAATAATACCAGTTCACCATTTGGTGTTTTTTATAGATATAATGTAATATCTGATAATGGAAGTGGTTCATTAATTGAGGATTATCCTCCTCCTGGTTCCAATAAAAATGTTTTTCCTTATTCTACTTTAATTGAACCGCAAGCAGTATATGATCTAGGAACAAATGATTTTAGCTTCCCATTTGATGCAGCAGCTACATCAAAAGTATTTCAAGTTAAAAATTACTTTAATTTAGGTGGTCTACCCGACGACCATCAAGAAAATGATACAGTTGTAAGTTATCAAGTATTTGGAAATGATTATGCCTATGATGATGGAAGCGCCGAAGTTGGTTATGGAGTTCAAGGAATAGGATCAAAATTAGCTCATCAATTTAGCATTAAAAAAAGCGACACATTAACTTCTTTGAAAATGTATTTTAGCCCTATAACCAACAATATGAGTGCTAAAACCTTTAAACTGACCATTTGGAGTAATCTATCTCCAGAAACAGTTATTTACCAACAAAATGCTTACTACTCACCTATTTATTCTAATACTAATGAATTTTTAGAATATCTTTTAGATGCTCCTCTATACCTTCCTGCTGGAACTTATTATGTTGGCTATGAGAAAATATCTGAAGATTTTTTAAATTTAGGTTGGGATTTAAATACAAACAATAGCAATAAAGTATTTTTTAATGCTGTTGGTATATGGCAAAATGCAACTGTAAATGGTTCTTTAATGGTACGACCTGTATTTGGAGCTTATCCAGATCCAGTAATTAGTATTAAAGAACATAATAACTACTTAAATGATATAAACATCTACCCTAATCCTACTTCTAGTAATTTATATTTCAAAGCAAACACTCCTTATACTATAGACATAACAGATATGTATGGTAAGTTAATTGAGAGTTATACTGAATCTACTAATAAAATTATAGATGTATCTTTCTTAAAGAATGGTATATATCTATTTAAGTTTAGTAATAACAAATCTTCTATTACCAAGAAGATAATCATTTCAAAATAAAAATATAAGTGCAAGAGCATATAGAAGACGATCATTTAGAAGAAGAGCAAGAACTCTTTGAACACTATAACTTTATAGCTGATAAAGGACAAGAATTTGTTAGAATTGACAAGTTTTTAATGGATAGGATACCTAATACATCAAGAAGTAAAATCCAAACTGCAGCATCCTCTGGCACCATTTTAGTAAATACTAAAGTTGTTAAGTCTAATTATAAAGTAAAACCTTTTGATGAAATTTCTATTGTTTTACCTTATCCACCTAGAGTTTTAGAACTAATACCTGAAAATATTCCTATCAACATTGTATATGAAGATAAAGACGTTTTAGTACTTAATAAACAAGCCGACATGGTGGTTCATCCTGGTTATGGAAACTATACAGGAACACTTGTAAATGCTTTAATTTATCATTTTGATAATTTACCTGATAATACTTTAAACAATAGGCCTGGGTTAGTTCATCGCTTAGATAAAAATACAACTGGTATAATGGTAATTGCTAAGACAGAACATGCAATGAACCACTTATCAAATCAATTTTTTGAACGAACTACAGAAAGGAGATATAATGCAATTGTTTGGGGAGATTTTGAAGATGATGAAGGAACTGTAATTGGAAATGTTGGTAGAAGTTTAAAAAACAGAAAAGTAATGAATGTGTTTCCAGATGGAGATTTTGGAAAACATGCAGTAACTCATTACAAAGTTCTAAAAAGATTCGGTTATGTAACTTTAATTGAATGTAAATTAGAAACAGGAAGAACGCACCAAATACGAGTTCACATGAAACATATCGGGCATACGCTATTTAATGATTATGAGTATGGTGGTGATAGCATATTAAAAGGAACCTCATTTGCTAAATACAAACAGTTTATCAATAATTGTTTTGAAATATTGCCTAGACAAGCCTTACATGCTAAATCATTAGGATTTACACACCCAACAAGTGGAGAATGGATGCAATTTGACTCTGAATTACCTGACGATATGAAAATGGTGTTAAGTAAATGGGAGACTTACGTTGCAAATAGAGAAGAATAATTACTCTCCTTCTAATATTTCTATTGCTTTATTTACAGGTATTAACTTTTCTTCATGAAGTGCAATAACAAAAGCTCCACCTATTCCTTTTTCAATAATTTCTTTCTTGAAATTTTCAGCTTCATCTAATGTTTTGAAATTACCTACAGTATAACGAGTTAAATCATTTTCACCCATTTTTTGATCTACATCACCTATTTCAATAAACTTAGAAAGCACCTCTGTTGGTAATTGATTTTTATATATACCAACTTGTATTTTAAAACTTATTGCAGCTTTATCATATTTAGCAGAAGCCTTATTTATAATATTTTCTTTATGAGTAGTTTTTACACCAGCTTCTGTTAATGGAATTCTTTTTCCTCCTTTGTATGCTACTATAAATGCATCATTAACACCATAATCAATTGCTAAATCTAATTTTTGAGATGCGGCTTCTTCAATAGTTTTATAAGATCCTGAATATAAGTATTTATACAAACCATCATCAGCTTTAATCTCCATGATATTAGTCAACTTATTAAAACTATTAATTGGCTGTTTCTTAGAAAAAGCTCCCAATTGAATTCTAAATAAAAGTTCATTTGGATTATCTGAATTAAGAGATTGATTTTCTACTGCCATATTATTAGCCTCATCTCCAACTGAAATCAGCTTACCATCTTTTTCTTCTGTTACCACTATAGCAGCATCAAATCCTTGTTTAGTTAATTCCATTTTTCTTTTTAATGCTTCTGGCAAGTTATCATAATTACCTACAGCGATTACAGTCAAGCTATCTCCAAAGGTTTTTATTTCAACATCAGGAATACTTAAGAATTTATCAACTAAATCTGCATCAATAGCTTCAGTAAATGAACCTACCTGAACTCTATAAACTTTATTCTTTGGCGCCTTTTCTGCTGCAATCAATTTATTTTCAATGTCAGCAAAAACACCAGTAGAATCTAAATATCTTTGATAAATTTCATCAATCATTTCATCTGTCATTTCAACTCCGTTAGGAGAAACTGGCATTCCTTCTCTAGATTCTAATTCATCATCTTTATAATTAGGAACAAAATCAGTATCTCTATCTAAAGGACATCCTTTATCATCAACTTCAACTCCTTCAGGAGTCCAAGGGCATTCATCAATAAAATCAATAACTCCATCACCGTCTTCATCCTCATTGTCATAAGTTAGATAATCAATATCTTCATCAAAAGTGTTAATCACATCTTCTTTTTTATGCTTTAAGAAATTATAACTTATAGAAAAAGAACTCATTAAAAACTTATCATTCCCTTTATTTCCTGGTTGAGAACCAATTCGCTCACCTCCACTATTAGATGTAACATTATCAACTAAATCTGAAAAAGTATAGTGCATTGTTGCTCCTATTGAAAAATCAATGTTTTTTGTTAAATGCATTTGAGCACCAATACCAACAGGAATCGAAAATGTTCTTTCTTGATATTTACCCTTTCCATCAGAATTCATTTCCCTTAAGTCAGTTTCATAAACATAATCTCGATGAATAATTACCGCATCACTAGCATTAACATCAGATTCTGGAAGGTTTCTAATTGATCCATCTGACCAATAATTATACTTATTACCATAAGAATCATACAAATCAGTTTTAGAAAGAAATTCAACTGACTCTATTCCTAATGAAATAAATGGGTTAATAACTCTTTTTTCAGGTAGGATATGATGAAAATTATACATCAATGCAAATCCACCAACTGTAATTTGAGACTTGAAATTTAAATTTCGATCTATAGATCTTTCATTAGCACTTAAAGAGCCAAAAAGGACATAGAATTTTGTTGTAAGAAAAGGATTTATTTGCTGTTTAACATGAAGATCGTATCCAATATTACTTATTAAAGCGTTTCCTCTTTGGGCATCTAAAATATCACCATAAAATTTAAACATGCCAACACCTAATCCTATTGTTGGCCCATAAAATTGTTGCTTAGGTAATTCTTTTTTTTCTGGAATGCTATCTTCCCTTACTTCATATCCAAAAGATGATAAAGAGAAAAAAGATAATAGTAATAATACCAGTAATTTATTAATCATAAATATAAATACTCAAACTTAGTACGTAAATAAATAATAAAAGATGCAGTTAATTTTTTATTTATACCATTTTTGATTAGAAATCATCAAGGCTTCTTGAACTGTAATTCTTGTTCCTTGGTTATATGCTGTAACAAAAGCTGTTTTCACATTAGATCTTACAAGATTTCTTTTATCTCTAGCTGATTTATAATCTGTATAACTACCAACTAGATATTTAATCCATCCTTGGTGAGATTCTGTAGCAACTTTATCGGTCAAGCTGAATTTATTTGCGAAATAATTAGAAGATACCTTTTGGTGTCCAGCTCCTACTTGAATTTTATAGCTAACTCCAGTCTCAGGATTAGGAGTTGAAGTAATTTTATTTACAGTTGGGTTTTCTTCTACTTTAGGAGTTTCTTTTACATTAGTAACTTCTTCCACTTGTTCAACTAATTGTGATTCTTCTTTAACTTCAGCAGACTCCTCTAATGCTTTCGCAGTAGGATTTTCTTCTATAACATCAGCTATTGGTTCCTCTACTAATTTAGTAAATGAAAAATCTGTTGAGTTTATAATATATTTTTGAGTAACATCTTTATCTAAATATGAAAATGAACCATTAATTGTATATTCATTAGATAATACATCTTCTGCTATTAATTTATAAGAAATATCAAATTCCTTTTCTGAAGGAGCTGCCATCCATAAAATTTTAGCTTCATTATTCTTAAATGAAAAAACACCACCTTTTGAATCAATTACTTCAGCAGTAAATCCAGCAGGAATTGTTTCAACAATTTTAGCAAAGCCTTCTAATTTTGATTGAGATATTTTAACAGTTACATTATAAGTGTTATTATTATCATCTTTATCTATATTTCTAAAACAATTGATTTCAACTGAATTATTTTCAGCAACAGTTTCTTCAATAGCAGCTGTTTCAGCTACATCTTCAGTTACAACTTCGTCAACTACTTTTTCAACTGGTTCTTTATTTAACTCAGCATTTGATTCTTCAACGACCTCTGAAATTGTCTCTTCTATAACTTCAGCAATTGGTTCTTCTTCTACATTTTTTTCTTCTGCAACTAAATCTACTTTAGAAATTGTAATCGATGAAGATGGTATTTCTATATTTTTTCTTTCATTTTCATCAATAAAAGAGAATTTACCTGCAATAGAAAAATCTCCTTCAATACTTTCTATTGTTTTTAACTTATAAGAAACTTTAAATTCATTTTCAGAAGGTAAAGCCATCCATATAAATTTAACAATATTATCTTTAAATGAAAAAGTTGCACCTTTTGCTTCTATTATTTCTGCAATAAAACCTTCTGGTAAAGTTTGTTGAACTTTTGCAAACCCTCCAACTCCTTCTTTTTTAATAACAACCTCAACTACTACTTCTTCTCCTGCTTTAAAACTAGATGGAACATTTTGCGAAACTGAAACATCGCCAAATATTAATTGATAGAAAGAGAATCCAATTAAATGGATAAAAAGAATTAAATATTTTATCATTTTTCTATTATATTACTATTGCTCGAAATAAAAATCTATTAGTTCATGTAAATCTTTTGCAGTCAAATTAACTTCACCTTCAAAAAACATATCAATCGCATTAGTTACTTCTTTAGCAGAAATGAAATTATCATTATCAGTATCTAATTGCTTATATTTTTCTGGTATTGCACTTCCTGATATTGCATTCTCAGCAGCGAATTCTCTTTGTATCGCATCTAAGTCATCTTTAGATAAATCATCAGCCTTAAACACTCTTCTTTCTACCTCTACAGAATCTCTCATATTCTCTCTAGCAGCAATCATTTCATCAGTCAAAGTAATTCCGTCAGAATTTACAGCAACTCCCTCAGGTGTATTTAACTCATTATCTTTATAGTCTGGTACGCCATCTTTATCTCCATCCAAAGGACAACCTTTTGAGTTAACTTTAACTCCTTTTGGTGTGTTTTGGCATAAATCATCATCATCCTTAACTCCATCACCATCAGAATCAATTTTATCTAAAGAAGAAAAGTCGAAATCTTTATATCTATCATCTTTTTTGGGTTGAGCTTTAGAAAAATTATATTGTAAGCCAAAGGATGTGTAAAACAAATTATCATTACCTCCACTTTTAATATTATCAACGTAATCGGTAAATGTTAAAATATAAGCAACACCAAGCCTTGCGTCAACATTTGGAGACAATTTAAATTTCAGTCCAAATCGTAATGGAAGAGTAAAGCTAGTTTTTGAATAGTTCGTTGTACTATCTTTCAACTCTGATTCATAATTATAATCTCTCAACACGACAGTAGAATTAGTATCAGCACCAGGCGTCACTTCAGACATATCACGAAGAGTACCATCACTCCAATGATAATATTTACCGTTACTGTTTTCTAAATCACCTTTTGGATTAAATGATAAAAAACCAAATCCCACAGAAAAATAAGGTGCAAACAAAGATGATTCATT includes these proteins:
- a CDS encoding T9SS type A sorting domain-containing protein, whose product is MKNNILYIIIFILTPFFVFSQKDTLLELGVNKKIINERFKEANNEVSLLRKKNNSSSYKKASSLPFFDDFSQQEYYPDASKWMDNAVYINSNYAVNPISYGVATFDGLDSTGYPYNFINSTAQGVADYLTSKPIDLTTPTDSVYLSFFYQPQGIGNKPETSDSLKVEFFRLSDSTWVRKWAAGGSALQPFKQVMIAVDTSFHKANFQFRFKNYATLSGNVDHWNVDYVYLNDNRNYLDTTINDVALTGNFYNFLNEYTRMPWQHYIIDTIGFMASAIDVAYRNNTSSPFGVFYRYNVISDNGSGSLIEDYPPPGSNKNVFPYSTLIEPQAVYDLGTNDFSFPFDAAATSKVFQVKNYFNLGGLPDDHQENDTVVSYQVFGNDYAYDDGSAEVGYGVQGIGSKLAHQFSIKKSDTLTSLKMYFSPITNNMSAKTFKLTIWSNLSPETVIYQQNAYYSPIYSNTNEFLEYLLDAPLYLPAGTYYVGYEKISEDFLNLGWDLNTNNSNKVFFNAVGIWQNATVNGSLMVRPVFGAYPDPVISIKEHNNYLNDINIYPNPTSSNLYFKANTPYTIDITDMYGKLIESYTESTNKIIDVSFLKNGIYLFKFSNNKSSITKKIIISK
- a CDS encoding RluA family pseudouridine synthase gives rise to the protein MQEHIEDDHLEEEQELFEHYNFIADKGQEFVRIDKFLMDRIPNTSRSKIQTAASSGTILVNTKVVKSNYKVKPFDEISIVLPYPPRVLELIPENIPINIVYEDKDVLVLNKQADMVVHPGYGNYTGTLVNALIYHFDNLPDNTLNNRPGLVHRLDKNTTGIMVIAKTEHAMNHLSNQFFERTTERRYNAIVWGDFEDDEGTVIGNVGRSLKNRKVMNVFPDGDFGKHAVTHYKVLKRFGYVTLIECKLETGRTHQIRVHMKHIGHTLFNDYEYGGDSILKGTSFAKYKQFINNCFEILPRQALHAKSLGFTHPTSGEWMQFDSELPDDMKMVLSKWETYVANREE
- a CDS encoding SPOR domain-containing protein, which codes for MINKLLVLLLLSFFSLSSFGYEVREDSIPEKKELPKQQFYGPTIGLGVGMFKFYGDILDAQRGNALISNIGYDLHVKQQINPFLTTKFYVLFGSLSANERSIDRNLNFKSQITVGGFALMYNFHHILPEKRVINPFISLGIESVEFLSKTDLYDSYGNKYNYWSDGSIRNLPESDVNASDAVIIHRDYVYETDLREMNSDGKGKYQERTFSIPVGIGAQMHLTKNIDFSIGATMHYTFSDLVDNVTSNSGGERIGSQPGNKGNDKFLMSSFSISYNFLKHKKEDVINTFDEDIDYLTYDNEDEDGDGVIDFIDECPWTPEGVEVDDKGCPLDRDTDFVPNYKDDELESREGMPVSPNGVEMTDEMIDEIYQRYLDSTGVFADIENKLIAAEKAPKNKVYRVQVGSFTEAIDADLVDKFLSIPDVEIKTFGDSLTVIAVGNYDNLPEALKRKMELTKQGFDAAIVVTEEKDGKLISVGDEANNMAVENQSLNSDNPNELLFRIQLGAFSKKQPINSFNKLTNIMEIKADDGLYKYLYSGSYKTIEEAASQKLDLAIDYGVNDAFIVAYKGGKRIPLTEAGVKTTHKENIINKASAKYDKAAISFKIQVGIYKNQLPTEVLSKFIEIGDVDQKMGENDLTRYTVGNFKTLDEAENFKKEIIEKGIGGAFVIALHEEKLIPVNKAIEILEGE
- a CDS encoding EF-hand domain-containing protein — protein: MNKKITLLPLIASLLFSVVSIAQKTSSLEKLPSIGLHGGAMSYLGDVKGSKGSTVFTYWKPAYGFYLEKKIGSIFGVSVNGTFGKVSKSQLDEQLFANFETSIFNVDANLLLDFDNGKVINESSLFAPYFSVGFGFLSFNPKGDLENSNGKYYHWSDGTLRDMSEVTPGADTNSTVVLRDYNYESELKDSTTNYSKTSFTLPLRFGLKFKLSPNVDARLGVAYILTFTDYVDNIKSGGNDNLFYTSFGLQYNFSKAQPKKDDRYKDFDFSSLDKIDSDGDGVKDDDDLCQNTPKGVKVNSKGCPLDGDKDGVPDYKDNELNTPEGVAVNSDGITLTDEMIAARENMRDSVEVERRVFKADDLSKDDLDAIQREFAAENAISGSAIPEKYKQLDTDNDNFISAKEVTNAIDMFFEGEVNLTAKDLHELIDFYFEQ